The following is a genomic window from Methanoplanus sp. FWC-SCC4.
TCTTAAGATCTGTGCACTCCCTTCGGAATCCAGTTTTCCGCCGTAACCTATCGCAGCCTCGACAATGAAGGGGTGGCCGGAGAATACCTGGCTTTTTCTGGTTCTCGAACGGACGAAATCAAGTTCAAACTCCTTGTCAAGACCCTGAACAATCTTATCCTCACCGATTGGTGAGAGGCACACCGATGCCGGAGGCGGAGGGATCTGCACATTCTGCATTGCCTCAAGAAGGGCTTTTAAATCATCAGAAGAGAGTTTGTCAGACTTTCTGTCGGCTTTTAGTTTTGAAAGCCCGATAATTTCATCAGCACTCTTTTCCCCTACTCTTGAAAAGCCGTCAATTAAAAATTCCTTGAGCTTCAGGCTGCTTCCTTCAGCCATCCTTTTAAGAGTCCCGAATTCAATACCGTGGGGATGCGGGGCTATGGCTTTCGGAGGCACAATAGTCTCATCAGAAGCCCTTTCAAAGTTGAATTTTTCACCGTCAATATCCGCCCTGACTCTTGCATGAGGGTTTACTACTGCGGTATATCTGAGATAGTCAACAAGACGCTTTTTTGCGGCAAGGGTTGATTTAAACTCAATCTCCACCCTTGTGCCGTGCATCCTGTCCCATTCGATCTCTTCTTCCTTTAGAATCTGCGGTTCATTATCCTCAGTCTTAATCATCAGCTCAAAGCGGTGGGCAGGGCTGTTATGGCCGGTCCTTGAGATGACAACGGCAGGCACACCTGTTGTCAGCTGCGCATACAAAACCGCAGCACTGATACCAATACCCTGCTGTCCCCTTGACTGTTTGATCTGGTGAAACCTTGAACCGTAGAGGAGTTTTCCAAATACGAAGGGCACCTGTTTTGGAACAATTCCAGGGCCGTTGTCCTCTACTATGATCCGGTATACGTCCTTTTCGACTCTTTTTATTGCGACATATATGTCAGGCAGTACTTCAGCTTCCTCACAGGCGTCAAGAGAGTTGTCTACGGCCTCTTTTATTGTTGTAATAACGCCGCGTGTCGGAGAATCAAAACCAAGCAGGTGCTTGTTCTTCTCGAAAAACTCGGCAACACTAATGCTACGCTGCTTTGATGCAAGCTCCTCTGCCAAATCCAAGTTTTATTTCACCTCTGCTACCGCCTCATCAAGGGAATATTCCTTTTGTTCCCCTGATTCGAGATTCTTGAGAGTAACAGTGCCGGCTTCTGCCTCACGGTTTCCGATGACGGCAACATACTCTGATGTGCGTGCCGCATGCTTCATCTGTGCTCCCATTCCCCTTTCAAGGAGGTTTAGTTCAGTGTTGATGCCGGCCTTTCGAAACTCCGCCGCCACCTCAAAAGCTCTGCCTTTGACATCGGGGGTATAAACAACTGAAACAACAGGGGATCTCTCAGGCTCAAATTCGCCGAGTGAGACCATCACACGATCAAAACCGATTCCAAAGCCGCATGATGCAACATCCTCTCCTCCGAAAAGGTGTGCAAGACGGTATGAACCTCCGCCGATGATCTGGTTTTCAGCACCGAGATTGTTTGCAAAACCCTCAAAAACCATTCCCGTATAGTAGTCAAGACCGCGGACAATTCCAAGATCGAGCTTGTATTCAAGTTTCTGGCTGTCAAGAACAGAGATAAGTTCTGCCATTCTCTCCATGCCTGGGAAATCCCCGCAGATCTCAATGGCTTCTTCTATTGTTCTGCATCCTGCGAGTTTCTCAAGCGATTCGTAAAGCCCTGATGCATTTATTGAGTCAAGGTAATTTTTCAGCCCTTCAAAGTTGTGCTTGTCAAGGAGTGCCATTACAGCCTTTTTGTCTCCGTCGGCAAGGTCTCTAAGAATGTGCTTCATCGGTGCAAGATGGCCGACATGAAGATCGAATGTAACTCCTGATGCTTTGAGGAGATCG
Proteins encoded in this region:
- the hisS gene encoding histidine--tRNA ligase, producing the protein MLQKPRGTRDFLPEEMEQRREIEWRMRKCARGWGYREVCTPTFESQELYTIRSGEGIINEMYTFEDKGGRKLALRPEGTAAVLRMYVNEGKVLSKPIRWCYLSDCYRYERPQKGRYRQFWQFGAEQIGADTPAGEAEIILLANDLLKASGVTFDLHVGHLAPMKHILRDLADGDKKAVMALLDKHNFEGLKNYLDSINASGLYESLEKLAGCRTIEEAIEICGDFPGMERMAELISVLDSQKLEYKLDLGIVRGLDYYTGMVFEGFANNLGAENQIIGGGSYRLAHLFGGEDVASCGFGIGFDRVMVSLGEFEPERSPVVSVVYTPDVKGRAFEVAAEFRKAGINTELNLLERGMGAQMKHAARTSEYVAVIGNREAEAGTVTLKNLESGEQKEYSLDEAVAEVK
- a CDS encoding DNA topoisomerase VI subunit B; protein product: MDLAEELASKQRSISVAEFFEKNKHLLGFDSPTRGVITTIKEAVDNSLDACEEAEVLPDIYVAIKRVEKDVYRIIVEDNGPGIVPKQVPFVFGKLLYGSRFHQIKQSRGQQGIGISAAVLYAQLTTGVPAVVISRTGHNSPAHRFELMIKTEDNEPQILKEEEIEWDRMHGTRVEIEFKSTLAAKKRLVDYLRYTAVVNPHARVRADIDGEKFNFERASDETIVPPKAIAPHPHGIEFGTLKRMAEGSSLKLKEFLIDGFSRVGEKSADEIIGLSKLKADRKSDKLSSDDLKALLEAMQNVQIPPPPASVCLSPIGEDKIVQGLDKEFELDFVRSRTRKSQVFSGHPFIVEAAIGYGGKLDSEGSAQILRFANRVPLLYQQGACAITNAVSDVNWKSYGLSQQGLPNGPVMILVHVASTNVPFTSESKDAVAAIPEIEKEIVLVLQELGRELKTFLNRRDKSRQAEERARAVCSILPDIAEKVSEIVKKPVPDITPLEGQIMRKVVVKKRTGNGKVEIFVNNYTKNPVEFTIYNMSADSGDDAMPKPDFVDKIGDEYNKLWKVSMEPESYWEVSYKGSAQGSVSIRGVDENKLVVVDLF